The sequence below is a genomic window from Deltaproteobacteria bacterium.
CCCCGACGACCATAACCAACTGTTTTTGCTATGAAATGTGTCGGACACTACTGGCTTCGCCTTTAACATGATTGTCTTGGTCCTGTTCAACGACAGGCCATAGTCTGCCAGGGCATTCGAAAGGACTGCCAATGCTCGGTACGCCTCTTCCTGGGATCGAGTCATGATGGTGAAGTCGTCAACGTAACGATGCCAAATGATACCCTCGTCGGTAAGTATGTTATCGATAGCTGACATCAGTACCTCAGCCAGAATCCGAGCACATTGACCACCTACGGGAAGGCCGAATGATCGACCGGATGCAAACTTGCTCAGAAAACGATCGATCTGGCTCGCCACCGTAGAGCCGGACGGGAACAGGTCCTCGAGGCAACTCTCCAGTCTATGGTGATAAATGTGCTCATAAAAACTCGAAATGTCTGTTTGAATTACGACGGCGTCGTCGCCTTGCCAGTACTCGGGCGAAATAGTGCATTGACGGTATGCTCTCCATGATCTGCTGCGATCAAACAACCCATCTCCGTCAACTACATATCGATATGAATGCGCGGTGGGGCTCCGCTGGGCTTCGTGTTTGTCGGCTATCGCGACACCCATTCCGTTGATGTAGATATTCCAGAATGGGTGTATCTTCGTTGTAATGCGAAAACCGGCGGCCCCAGTTGGAACCAGAAGTCGTTCGGAGAAAATCTGCAGAGCGTTGATGGCCTTTGTCGCGTCCTTGGGAGAACCCTTCTCAAGCTCGCAAAAATAGGTGTATGCCAGAATCGCTAGTTCATTTTGGTTTTCGTTAACAAATCTATTGTCAATATCGAACGGGAGTGTGTCGTTGTCCCCGTGCAACCCGATGTCCGCGGCGGCCCGCTTGAAGTGGTCGACAGTAATTCCCGCCATTCCTTAACCTCTCTGGGTTTCACAATTCGAATGCCACTAACCACCGTCGACCGCCTGCGGGCAAGTGAATAGGATAGCGCCAGCAACTTGCGGACGACCCAGAGCACACTGAAGCGGTTAGCCCGGCCTGCGCTCCCCAGCTTCGATGCGTTTGCTGCCAGCCTTCCTCCACCTAACTTCCGCCACGCATGAACCCGTGGGGATCCATGTTGGCGTACGTG
It includes:
- a CDS encoding RNA-directed DNA polymerase — protein: MAGITVDHFKRAAADIGLHGDNDTLPFDIDNRFVNENQNELAILAYTYFCELEKGSPKDATKAINALQIFSERLLVPTGAAGFRITTKIHPFWNIYINGMGVAIADKHEAQRSPTAHSYRYVVDGDGLFDRSRSWRAYRQCTISPEYWQGDDAVVIQTDISSFYEHIYHHRLESCLEDLFPSGSTVASQIDRFLSKFASGRSFGLPVGGQCARILAEVLMSAIDNILTDEGIIWHRYVDDFTIMTRSQEEAYRALAVLSNALADYGLSLNRTKTIMLKAKPVVSDTFHSKNSWLWSSG